One segment of Sinorhizobium sp. BG8 DNA contains the following:
- a CDS encoding formyl transferase yields the protein MTATSNTSNLRGTSPVAVLIQPGSNPEIIVNAIKAEFPDLVVIEEQGESKGVFVKRRARKLGWIQALGQLATMIVSKFGKRFTSRRSDEILREYGADSRRDPSLRRVQVASANAPDFASVIGELRPAVLFLVSCRMLTAQTLAAIPCPVLNFHAGINPQYRGLQGGYWSRVMKDEENFGATVHLVDAGVDTGDILYQTRMRPSPRDTMHTYPLLQTAAGTGIAVAAVRDALAGDLKPFKIVAPSRQWYHPPIWTWLWNGLTRGIW from the coding sequence ATGACCGCAACATCGAACACTTCAAACCTTCGCGGGACATCCCCCGTCGCTGTCCTGATACAGCCCGGATCCAATCCCGAGATCATCGTCAACGCCATCAAGGCGGAGTTTCCCGATCTCGTCGTGATCGAGGAGCAAGGGGAGTCCAAGGGCGTCTTCGTAAAACGCAGGGCCCGCAAGCTCGGATGGATACAGGCGCTCGGGCAACTCGCGACCATGATCGTCTCGAAGTTCGGCAAGCGCTTCACGAGCAGGAGGTCCGACGAGATCCTGCGGGAATACGGGGCCGACAGCCGCCGCGATCCATCTCTGCGCCGGGTGCAGGTCGCCTCCGCGAACGCCCCGGATTTCGCAAGCGTGATCGGGGAGTTGCGTCCAGCCGTGTTGTTCCTTGTCAGTTGCCGAATGCTGACAGCGCAGACCCTTGCCGCAATCCCCTGCCCGGTGCTGAATTTCCATGCAGGCATCAATCCACAATACCGCGGGCTCCAGGGCGGCTACTGGTCGAGGGTCATGAAGGACGAGGAGAACTTCGGCGCGACCGTGCATCTCGTCGACGCCGGCGTGGACACCGGCGACATCCTTTACCAGACCCGCATGCGCCCTTCTCCGCGCGATACGATGCACACCTATCCCCTCCTTCAGACGGCCGCCGGAACGGGTATCGCCGTCGCCGCTGTGCGCGATGCGCTGGCGGGCGACCTCAAGCCCTTCAAGATCGTTGCACCCTCGCGCCAGTGGTATCATCCACCGATCTGGACGTGGCTTTGGAATGGTCTCACGCGCGGCATCTGGTAG
- a CDS encoding virulence factor yields the protein MADRIVVYWRDIPAQVIIKQGRKTAKRELTLRFTEAIDMCAMRTGAAETDDYLAEWRKADPVAVGDDLEAEADRAAAELEAAYDKERLVALVKAGGRDNG from the coding sequence ATGGCAGATCGCATCGTCGTTTATTGGCGGGACATTCCTGCACAGGTCATCATCAAGCAGGGTCGCAAGACCGCCAAGCGCGAACTGACCCTGCGCTTCACGGAAGCGATCGACATGTGCGCCATGCGCACCGGCGCCGCCGAGACGGACGACTATCTCGCCGAGTGGCGCAAGGCCGATCCAGTGGCCGTCGGCGACGATCTCGAAGCAGAGGCCGACCGCGCCGCCGCCGAACTGGAGGCCGCCTACGACAAGGAGCGGCTCGTCGCACTCGTGAAGGCGGGAGGCCGCGACAATGGCTGA